The following coding sequences lie in one Deltaproteobacteria bacterium genomic window:
- a CDS encoding LemA family protein, which translates to MALVGIGAVGLLVLFAGAAVYFVIVYNGLVRLRNNIDKAWSNIDVVLKQRFDELPRLVEVCKGYIAHERQTLESVTRARSRVEGARGDREMFGAQSELSGALRGLFALAENYPDLKANDMFQRLQTRITQLEDIISDRREFFNESVTIYNTSIQQFPDAMVARTGGFTARTLWEIDASERARPASSLA; encoded by the coding sequence ATGGCGCTCGTGGGGATCGGGGCCGTGGGACTGCTGGTGCTCTTCGCCGGGGCCGCCGTGTATTTCGTGATCGTCTACAACGGCCTCGTGCGCCTGCGCAACAACATCGACAAGGCGTGGAGCAACATCGACGTCGTGCTCAAGCAGCGCTTCGACGAACTGCCCCGTCTGGTCGAGGTCTGCAAGGGCTACATCGCGCACGAGCGCCAGACGTTGGAATCGGTGACTCGCGCGAGGTCCCGCGTCGAGGGGGCGCGCGGCGACCGCGAGATGTTCGGCGCGCAATCGGAGCTTTCCGGCGCACTGCGCGGCCTGTTCGCGCTGGCCGAAAACTACCCCGACCTGAAAGCGAACGACATGTTCCAGCGGCTGCAAACGCGCATCACGCAGCTCGAGGACATCATCTCGGACCGACGCGAGTTCTTCAACGAATCGGTGACGATCTACAACACGTCGATCCAGCAGTTCCCCGACGCGATGGTCGCGCGGACCGGCGGATTCACGGCGCGCACGCTATGGGAGATCGACGCGTCCGAACGCGCGCGGCCTGCGTCTTCGCTCGCGTAG